The following are from one region of the Dehalococcoidia bacterium genome:
- a CDS encoding arsinothricin resistance N-acetyltransferase ArsN1 family A, giving the protein MKKRELAPTATEARAVLLLRVLANPARFRIVELLAERKDCTSAQLADVLPLAQSSLFDHLTALREAGIVQASGEGPNRYYCLDPGVLDFLAGYLSGLGQRTRSWLGLVENARREGNMEIRDATLEDAAPIARIYNQGIEDRVATLETQLRSADERAEWIAARGPRHPVIVAVDGAGGVIGWASLNPFNPRPAYDHVVDFSIYIAREQRGRGVGDALLSVLEGRARMLGYHKLVLAAFPSNAPGMRLYERHGFASVGVYHEQGMLDGHWVDVIVMEKLLS; this is encoded by the coding sequence ATGAAGAAGCGCGAGCTGGCTCCCACGGCGACCGAGGCCCGCGCGGTGCTGCTGCTGCGTGTCCTCGCCAACCCCGCCCGTTTTCGCATCGTCGAGTTGCTGGCCGAGCGCAAGGACTGCACCTCGGCCCAGTTGGCCGACGTACTGCCGCTGGCGCAGTCGAGCCTCTTCGACCACCTGACCGCGCTGCGCGAGGCCGGCATTGTGCAGGCCAGCGGCGAGGGGCCGAACCGCTACTACTGCCTCGATCCGGGCGTGCTCGACTTCCTCGCCGGCTACCTCAGCGGGCTGGGGCAGCGCACGCGCTCCTGGCTGGGTCTGGTCGAGAACGCGCGCAGGGAGGGGAACATGGAGATCCGCGACGCCACGCTGGAGGACGCGGCGCCCATCGCCCGCATCTACAACCAGGGGATCGAGGACCGCGTGGCCACGCTGGAGACGCAGTTGCGCAGCGCCGACGAGCGCGCCGAGTGGATCGCGGCGCGCGGCCCGCGCCATCCGGTGATCGTCGCCGTGGACGGCGCGGGCGGCGTGATCGGCTGGGCCTCGCTCAACCCCTTCAATCCGCGCCCGGCCTACGATCACGTCGTGGATTTCTCCATCTACATCGCCCGTGAACAGCGCGGCCGCGGCGTCGGCGATGCGCTGCTCAGCGTGCTCGAAGGGCGCGCCCGCATGCTCGGTTACCACAAGCTGGTGCTGGCCGCCTTTCCCAGCAACGCGCCGGGCATGCGCCTCTACGAGCGCCACGGCTTCGCCAGCGTCGGTGTCTACCACGAGCAGGGCATGCTCGACGGGCACTGGGTCGACGTAATCGTGATGGAGAAGCTGCTGAGCTGA
- a CDS encoding ATP-binding protein translates to MLESLGEARLAVDAGGRITSVNRLASRILGGAPGALLGRVLWHELPAAAAEQIRGHARAAADSGSSVECEAVLCGAAPWRVRIHPAGDGFFIYLSYLSAPAPVSADPDVPITRTAAGAMLLDLPVGDAPLRALGDALPYIVWLADTHGRLDYLNVHWFAYTGLREDEAYDPTTWLRAVHPEDRSAFEARWRAARQKGEAGEFAFRLRRGADGSYRWHLGRAVPVRDREGRIVKWFGTSTDIDDQQRAEEGLRFLARASEALTVSLDYEATLTSIARLAVPVLADWCIVDELEEDGAFRRMAIVHADPAKAELAWEMERRFPTDPGGRIGPAAVLRSGRPELYPVVSHDLLVELTESGEHLALLRRLGFHSYVCVPLIARGRTIGALTFISGDAGEAPRRYGPQDLALLEDLAHRAALAVDNARLYEAEQQARRAAERSAGRTARLQAVTAALSEALTPAQVAHVIVAQTMAALRADAAFVALLGEDGAVTVVEVAGTPIDLEPERRTLTLDAALPLSDAMRAREPLWLDSAEMLTRRYPVISDLRVRTGRAALACIPLLVEGRVVGGLSMSFPEARTFTEEDRALALALARQCAQALERSRLYDAERAARAAAEAAATEVKRTQERVIESERLRALGELASGIAHDFNNILAVILGRCEVLLAGDTASVSPGEVARHFEVVRQAARDGEATVKRLQAFSGINRAPSTGAMDVPAIVRDVVEYTRPRWKDEAQQRGVTVQMQIEAPTLPPIVGDPSELREVLVNMLFNALDAMPHGGTIQLSVRRNDGEVIVRIADTGLGMTEAVRKRIFEPFYTTKGQRGAGLGLSMSYGIVTRMGGHIDVHSTPGEGTAFTITLPFREAPPEEQDGRIEFVGPLSILLVDDEALILETTQLMLELDGHQVTTADSGAEALALLRESAEPGEAGIYDAVLTDLGMPGMNGLQLLAAIRAAGYTLPCLLVTGWGAELAGTDVEAAGAQAVLPKPFSIQQLRQALGAVMPVQQAV, encoded by the coding sequence GTGCTCGAAAGCCTGGGCGAGGCCCGCCTGGCCGTGGATGCCGGCGGCCGCATCACCTCCGTCAACCGGCTGGCCTCGCGGATCCTCGGCGGCGCGCCGGGCGCGCTGCTCGGCCGTGTGCTCTGGCACGAGCTGCCGGCCGCCGCCGCCGAGCAGATCCGCGGCCACGCGCGAGCGGCGGCTGACAGCGGCAGCAGCGTCGAGTGCGAGGCCGTGCTGTGCGGCGCTGCGCCGTGGCGCGTGCGCATCCACCCTGCAGGCGACGGCTTCTTCATCTACCTCAGCTATCTCAGCGCCCCTGCGCCTGTCTCCGCCGACCCCGACGTCCCGATCACACGTACTGCAGCCGGCGCCATGCTGCTGGATCTGCCCGTCGGCGATGCGCCGCTGCGGGCGCTGGGCGATGCCCTGCCGTACATCGTTTGGCTTGCCGATACTCATGGTAGGCTGGACTATCTGAACGTCCACTGGTTTGCCTACACCGGTCTGCGCGAGGATGAAGCGTACGACCCCACAACCTGGCTGCGGGCCGTGCATCCGGAGGATCGCTCTGCGTTCGAGGCACGCTGGCGGGCGGCGCGGCAGAAGGGCGAGGCCGGTGAGTTCGCCTTCCGCCTGCGCCGCGGCGCCGACGGGAGCTATCGCTGGCACCTGGGCCGCGCCGTGCCGGTGCGTGACCGCGAAGGCCGCATCGTGAAGTGGTTTGGCACCAGCACCGACATCGATGACCAGCAGCGCGCCGAGGAAGGGCTGCGCTTCCTGGCGCGCGCCAGCGAGGCGCTCACCGTCTCCCTCGACTACGAGGCGACGCTCACCAGCATCGCCCGGCTGGCGGTGCCGGTGCTGGCCGACTGGTGCATCGTGGACGAGCTGGAGGAGGACGGCGCCTTTCGCCGCATGGCGATCGTGCACGCCGATCCGGCCAAGGCCGAGCTGGCCTGGGAGATGGAGCGTCGCTTCCCCACCGATCCCGGCGGGAGAATCGGTCCAGCGGCGGTGCTGCGCAGCGGCCGGCCGGAGCTGTACCCCGTGGTTTCGCACGATCTGCTCGTCGAGCTGACGGAGAGCGGCGAGCACCTGGCGCTGTTGCGGCGCCTGGGCTTTCACTCCTATGTCTGCGTGCCGCTGATCGCCCGCGGCCGCACGATCGGCGCCCTGACCTTCATTTCGGGCGATGCCGGCGAGGCGCCCCGTCGCTATGGCCCGCAGGACCTTGCCCTGCTCGAAGACCTGGCCCACCGCGCCGCCCTGGCGGTGGACAATGCCCGACTGTACGAGGCGGAGCAGCAGGCGCGCCGCGCCGCCGAGCGCTCGGCCGGGCGCACCGCCCGCCTGCAGGCCGTCACCGCCGCCCTCTCGGAAGCGTTGACTCCGGCGCAGGTCGCTCACGTGATCGTGGCGCAGACGATGGCCGCGCTGCGCGCCGACGCCGCGTTCGTCGCTCTGCTCGGCGAGGACGGCGCGGTGACGGTGGTCGAAGTCGCCGGCACGCCGATCGACCTGGAGCCCGAGCGCCGCACGCTCACCCTGGACGCCGCGCTGCCATTGAGCGACGCGATGCGGGCGCGCGAGCCGCTCTGGCTGGACTCGGCGGAGATGCTGACGCGGCGCTACCCGGTGATCTCGGACCTGCGCGTGCGCACGGGCCGTGCGGCGCTCGCCTGCATCCCGCTGCTGGTCGAAGGGCGGGTGGTCGGCGGCCTCAGCATGAGCTTTCCCGAAGCGCGCACCTTCACCGAGGAGGATCGGGCGCTGGCGCTAGCGCTGGCGCGGCAGTGCGCCCAGGCGCTGGAACGTTCGCGTCTCTACGACGCCGAACGCGCCGCCCGCGCCGCCGCCGAGGCCGCCGCCACGGAGGTGAAGCGCACGCAGGAACGCGTGATCGAGAGTGAGCGGCTGCGGGCGCTGGGCGAACTGGCCAGCGGCATCGCCCACGACTTCAACAACATTCTCGCTGTGATTCTCGGACGCTGCGAGGTGTTGCTGGCCGGCGACACCGCGTCGGTGTCGCCCGGGGAAGTGGCGCGGCATTTCGAGGTCGTGCGGCAGGCCGCGCGCGACGGCGAGGCGACGGTCAAGCGCCTACAGGCCTTCTCCGGCATCAACCGCGCCCCTTCGACGGGCGCGATGGATGTGCCGGCGATCGTGCGCGACGTGGTGGAGTACACGCGCCCGCGCTGGAAGGACGAGGCGCAGCAGCGCGGCGTCACCGTGCAGATGCAGATCGAGGCGCCGACGCTGCCGCCGATCGTCGGCGACCCGTCCGAGCTGCGCGAAGTGCTCGTCAACATGCTCTTCAATGCGCTGGACGCCATGCCCCACGGCGGCACGATTCAGCTCAGCGTCCGGCGCAACGACGGTGAGGTCATTGTCCGCATCGCCGATACGGGGCTCGGTATGACCGAGGCCGTGCGCAAGCGCATCTTCGAGCCGTTCTACACGACCAAGGGGCAGCGCGGCGCCGGGCTTGGCCTGAGCATGTCCTACGGCATCGTCACGCGCATGGGTGGGCACATCGACGTGCACAGCACCCCCGGCGAGGGGACGGCCTTCACGATCACGCTGCCCTTCCGCGAGGCGCCGCCCGAGGAGCAAGACGGTAGGATCGAGTTTGTGGGTCCGCTCTCGATCCTGCTGGTGGACGATGAGGCGCTGATCCTCGAGACGACGCAGCTCATGCTCGAGCTGGACGGCCACCAGGTCACCACGGCCGACAGCGGCGCCGAGGCGCTGGCGCTGCTGCGCGAGAGCGCCGAGCCGGGCGAGGCGGGCATCTACGACGCGGTGCTCACGGACCTGGGCATGCCGGGCATGAACGGCCTGCAACTGCTGGCCGCGATCCGTGCCGCGGGCTACACCCTGCCTTGCCTGTTGGTGACGGGCTGGGGCGCCGAGCTGGCCGGCACCGACGTGGAGGCCGCGGGCGCCCAGGCCGTGCTGCCGAAGCCGTTCTCGATCCAGCAACTGCGCCAGGCGCTCGGCGCCGTCATGCCCGTGCAACAGGCGGTCTAG
- a CDS encoding MOSC domain-containing protein has translation MDGIVTAVQRSGAHALPKQAAPSIRLLAGLGVEGDAHLGETVQHRSRVARDPSQPNLRQVHLIHAELHDRLRGQGFNVWPGAMGENITTRGIDLLALPAGTRLRLGEDAEVEITGLRNPCAQLDGLQPGLLAAVLDRDAQGQLIRKAGVMGIVLTGGEVRPADPIALELPPAPHRPLAPV, from the coding sequence ATGGACGGGATCGTCACGGCGGTGCAGCGCAGCGGTGCGCATGCACTCCCGAAGCAAGCAGCGCCGAGTATCCGCCTGCTCGCGGGGCTGGGCGTCGAGGGCGACGCGCACCTGGGCGAGACGGTGCAGCACCGCTCGCGCGTGGCCCGTGACCCGAGCCAGCCGAACCTGCGCCAGGTGCACCTGATCCACGCCGAGTTGCACGATCGGCTGCGCGGACAGGGCTTCAACGTCTGGCCCGGCGCCATGGGCGAGAACATTACCACGCGCGGCATCGACCTGCTGGCGCTGCCCGCGGGCACGCGGCTGCGGCTTGGTGAGGATGCGGAGGTCGAGATCACCGGCCTGCGCAACCCCTGCGCCCAGCTCGACGGCCTGCAGCCGGGGCTGCTGGCCGCGGTGCTCGATCGCGACGCGCAGGGCCAGCTCATCCGCAAGGCCGGCGTGATGGGCATCGTGCTCACGGGCGGCGAGGTGCGCCCCGCGGACCCGATTGCACTCGAACTGCCGCCCGCGCCGCACCGCCCGCTCGCGCCGGTGTGA
- a CDS encoding methylated-DNA--[protein]-cysteine S-methyltransferase, whose amino-acid sequence MSERFAAASDALLAGNAGAVTFNADLEPELALAVRLRDEARAGVPDPAFLQGLRRESVARVAAAAGHATTLRWATVETAIGTLALAYRNGRVVYCNRFESAPAFERDLARVFGEQAGRDTAAPAKIARGVQEHLAGRRRFAAIDLSWLPPFQQRVLEKTAEIPRGEVRPYAWVAREIGAPGATRAVGTALGHNPIPFIVPCHRVVRADGTLGEYSGGGPAHKERVLTLEGAPVAELLAGARRGERLRGSRTTHIVCYPSCHAARRIRPENAAPFASLTQAQSAGYRPCALCRPA is encoded by the coding sequence TTGAGCGAACGGTTCGCCGCGGCGAGCGATGCGCTGCTGGCCGGCAATGCCGGCGCGGTCACATTCAACGCGGATCTGGAGCCGGAGCTGGCGCTGGCCGTGCGCCTGCGCGACGAGGCGCGGGCCGGCGTGCCCGACCCGGCCTTTCTGCAAGGTCTGCGCCGCGAGAGCGTGGCGCGGGTCGCCGCCGCGGCCGGCCACGCGACGACGCTGCGCTGGGCCACGGTGGAGACGGCGATCGGCACGCTGGCGCTGGCCTACCGCAACGGCCGCGTGGTCTACTGCAACCGCTTCGAGTCCGCCCCGGCGTTCGAGCGCGACCTGGCGCGCGTCTTCGGTGAGCAGGCCGGGCGCGACACGGCCGCGCCGGCGAAGATCGCCCGCGGCGTGCAGGAGCACCTGGCCGGCCGGCGGCGCTTCGCGGCGATCGACCTGAGCTGGCTGCCGCCCTTCCAGCAGCGTGTGCTGGAGAAGACGGCCGAGATTCCGCGCGGCGAAGTGCGGCCGTACGCCTGGGTGGCGCGCGAGATCGGGGCGCCGGGCGCCACGCGGGCCGTGGGCACGGCGCTGGGCCACAACCCGATCCCCTTCATCGTGCCCTGCCATCGCGTGGTGCGCGCGGACGGCACACTGGGCGAGTATTCCGGCGGCGGGCCGGCGCACAAGGAGCGGGTGCTGACGCTGGAAGGCGCGCCGGTGGCGGAGCTGCTGGCCGGCGCCCGCCGCGGCGAACGGCTGCGCGGCAGCCGCACCACGCACATCGTCTGCTATCCCTCCTGCCACGCGGCGCGGCGCATCCGCCCGGAGAACGCCGCGCCCTTCGCCTCGCTCACGCAGGCGCAGTCCGCCGGCTACCGCCCCTGCGCCCTCTGCCGCCCGGCGTAG
- a CDS encoding sigma-70 family RNA polymerase sigma factor, producing the protein MQVDTPLRPDAGELAHEAALVARAVSDPEAFGELYDRYVLRVYRFAFRRLGDHAEAEDVTAQTFHRAFEALGRFEWRGAPFGAWLFRIARNAVIDRRRAGAAPVSLDGIGEGGYEPTDAAATAPEDAVLLDEELGAAWAAVARLPALQRRAVTLRFGRDLSHAEVGAIIGRSEAATKQLVYRAMKTLRELLEVE; encoded by the coding sequence ATGCAGGTGGACACACCGCTCCGCCCGGATGCGGGCGAGCTGGCGCACGAGGCCGCGCTGGTCGCCCGGGCGGTCTCCGACCCCGAGGCCTTCGGCGAGCTGTACGACCGCTACGTGCTGCGCGTCTACCGTTTCGCCTTCCGCCGCCTGGGCGATCACGCCGAGGCGGAAGACGTCACCGCCCAGACCTTTCATCGCGCCTTCGAAGCGCTGGGGCGCTTCGAGTGGCGCGGGGCGCCCTTCGGCGCCTGGCTGTTCCGCATCGCGCGCAACGCGGTGATCGATCGGCGCCGCGCCGGCGCCGCGCCCGTCTCGCTGGACGGCATCGGCGAGGGCGGCTACGAGCCCACCGACGCCGCTGCGACGGCGCCGGAGGACGCGGTGCTGCTCGACGAGGAGTTGGGAGCGGCCTGGGCCGCCGTGGCGCGGTTGCCGGCCCTGCAGCGGCGGGCGGTGACACTGCGCTTTGGGCGCGATCTCTCGCACGCGGAGGTCGGCGCGATCATTGGCCGCAGCGAGGCCGCTACGAAGCAACTGGTCTACCGGGCGATGAAGACGCTGCGCGAGCTGCTGGAGGTGGAGTAA
- a CDS encoding ATP-binding protein produces the protein MLRPAALLPVLAFAAGLLGVALLGGPTFDRVGLIAAMLLAGLVAVALALALATYAVREQRRGLQQLVAAARRLAEGRFSGAPPAVRSPELRPLAAAFNAVAQNLGRAVQQTEAERQRLAAVLGRSADGVLAVDGEAHLRYLNAAARRLLVVAPSVSPEAPGDQSFVSVVRDHELADLLEQCRAEQAQVTRVLRLGAEGRDVEAIFLPLQGAGDWRYLGLLHDLSEIRRGEGQRRDLVSNLSHELRTPLASIKAVVQVLADGGLGDDDEVRALLAGVDHEVDRLTQLVEEMLELSRIESGEAPLHCEAVEAAPLCAEAVRRLAAQAERAGVSLRWQAEAGMPALHADRERLLRALINLVHNAIKFTPAGGAVTVEARQQGAWGEIAVRDTGIGIPPAEQERIFERFYKVDRARASTGTGLGLAIVKHTVRAHGGRVEVESSPGTGTSFRLFIPFEPHAPEDGA, from the coding sequence GTGCTGAGGCCGGCCGCCTTGCTGCCCGTGCTGGCCTTCGCGGCCGGATTGCTCGGCGTTGCGCTGCTGGGCGGCCCGACGTTTGATCGCGTAGGCCTGATCGCCGCCATGCTGCTGGCCGGCCTCGTGGCTGTTGCCCTGGCGCTGGCGCTGGCGACCTACGCGGTCCGCGAACAGCGCCGCGGTCTGCAGCAGCTCGTAGCCGCCGCGCGCCGGCTGGCCGAGGGGCGCTTCAGCGGCGCGCCGCCCGCCGTGCGCAGCCCGGAATTGCGACCGCTCGCGGCGGCCTTCAACGCGGTTGCGCAGAACCTCGGCCGGGCCGTGCAGCAGACCGAGGCGGAACGGCAACGCCTCGCCGCCGTGCTGGGCCGCAGCGCCGACGGCGTGCTCGCCGTGGACGGCGAGGCCCACCTGCGCTATTTGAACGCCGCGGCGCGGCGGTTGCTCGTGGTCGCGCCCAGCGTCTCGCCGGAGGCGCCGGGCGACCAATCGTTCGTCTCCGTGGTGCGCGACCACGAGCTGGCGGACCTGCTGGAGCAGTGCCGTGCAGAACAGGCGCAGGTAACGCGCGTGCTGCGGCTGGGCGCCGAGGGCCGCGACGTGGAAGCGATCTTCCTGCCGCTGCAGGGCGCCGGCGACTGGCGCTACCTCGGGCTGCTGCATGACCTCAGCGAGATCCGGCGCGGCGAAGGGCAGCGGCGCGACCTGGTCAGCAACCTCTCGCACGAGCTGCGCACGCCGCTCGCCTCGATCAAGGCCGTCGTGCAGGTGCTCGCCGACGGCGGTTTGGGCGATGACGACGAGGTGCGAGCGCTGCTGGCCGGCGTCGACCACGAGGTGGACCGCCTCACGCAACTGGTGGAAGAGATGCTGGAGCTGAGCCGCATCGAGTCCGGCGAGGCGCCGCTGCACTGTGAAGCCGTGGAGGCGGCGCCGCTCTGCGCGGAGGCGGTGCGGCGCCTCGCGGCGCAGGCGGAACGGGCAGGCGTCAGCCTGCGCTGGCAGGCGGAAGCCGGAATGCCGGCCCTGCACGCCGATCGCGAGCGGCTGCTGCGGGCGCTGATCAACCTCGTCCACAACGCGATCAAGTTCACACCCGCGGGCGGCGCGGTGACGGTGGAAGCGCGGCAGCAGGGCGCGTGGGGCGAGATCGCGGTGCGCGACACGGGCATCGGCATCCCGCCGGCCGAGCAGGAACGGATCTTCGAGCGGTTTTACAAGGTCGATCGGGCGCGGGCTTCGACCGGCACGGGCCTCGGCCTGGCGATCGTCAAGCACACGGTCCGCGCCCACGGCGGCCGCGTCGAGGTGGAGAGCAGCCCCGGCACGGGCACCAGCTTCCGCCTCTTCATTCCCTTCGAGCCGCACGCGCCTGAAGACGGCGCATAG
- a CDS encoding metalloregulator ArsR/SmtB family transcription factor: MEHENRARRLAGLADVLADTTRLRILETLLAGEATVSDLAARLALPQPRVSAHLARLRRAGLIQTIAAGRQRTCGVDADRVRPALEALGRLAGMPDVAPRRSAQAERLVRNDAPMRQARRCYDHLAGVAGVGLLDELLARGWLTPAEARPGFVLSPAGSAALEARGVDVAAAIRARRRFATACLDWTERRPHLGGALGAAILGGLLQAKLATACDGDRALRLHGRPIAWLEGTAAGRASAGGTAPRGV, from the coding sequence ATGGAGCATGAGAATCGGGCGCGGCGCCTGGCCGGGCTGGCGGACGTGCTGGCGGATACCACACGGCTGCGCATCCTTGAGACCCTGCTGGCGGGCGAAGCCACGGTCAGCGACCTGGCGGCGCGGCTGGCGCTGCCGCAGCCGCGCGTCAGTGCACACCTGGCGCGGCTGCGCCGGGCCGGGCTTATCCAGACGATCGCCGCCGGCCGCCAGCGCACCTGCGGGGTAGACGCCGACCGCGTGCGCCCGGCGCTGGAGGCGCTCGGCCGCCTCGCGGGCATGCCGGACGTAGCGCCGCGGCGCAGCGCCCAGGCCGAACGGCTGGTGCGCAACGACGCGCCTATGCGCCAGGCGCGCCGCTGCTACGATCACCTGGCCGGTGTGGCGGGCGTCGGCCTGCTGGACGAATTGCTGGCGCGCGGCTGGCTGACGCCGGCAGAGGCACGGCCGGGATTCGTCCTCTCGCCGGCAGGAAGCGCGGCGCTGGAGGCCCGCGGCGTGGACGTGGCCGCCGCGATTCGCGCCCGCCGCCGCTTCGCCACCGCCTGCCTCGACTGGACCGAGCGACGGCCGCACCTCGGCGGGGCGCTGGGCGCGGCGATCCTCGGCGGGCTGCTCCAGGCGAAGCTCGCGACGGCGTGCGACGGGGATCGCGCGTTGCGGCTGCACGGCAGGCCGATCGCCTGGCTGGAAGGCACGGCGGCCGGTCGCGCGAGCGCCGGCGGGACAGCGCCGCGCGGCGTCTAA